ACAAGCAATACAATTTCAATTTGAAACATTCAATCAGTTTTTATCAATTTAATCAATTAACCAGATTCAAGTATGAATTTAGCAATCCTAGCAAAACGATTTCTATGTGATCATATTCAATCTCAATAACATTCAAGTAATCAAGCAATCTAATAATTTTGATTTCAAGTATTAGGGTTTCGATTTTAACTTTAGATCATTAGGGTTTAAGGTTTTATAGTTTTTTTTTATCTTGTTCATTATAGTTTCGATTATGGGTTCAATGATTACTCATTAGGGTTTCGAGTTACCTTAACCTCAGATGTGTTGAATAGACCACCAATGAGATGAGGATCGCGAGCTGAACGTTGATGTTGAGTCGCGGATGGATTGCTTGCTGATCGGGAACGCGAGCGGGACGTGATCGTGTCGCGAGCTGAGCTGAGTATCGGGTCGCGAACGTGCTGATTGCTGAGATCGTCTGATGCGAGCTGGAACAAGCCAAGACCGTCTGTCACGAGCTGAGATCGTTGCTGAACACGGGATCAAGGGTTTCACGATCCGGAAGAGATGGATCACAATCGGATTGTATGTTCTCGATCGGGATGGAGGTTCGCCGGCTAGGGTTTATCGTCGATAGGGTTTAGTTTAGGGTTTCAGAGTAATCGTGCTGATAACGTGTTGTTAAACTTAGGTAAAAGTTTTTATGTATAATTCATAAACATAAGAAGCCCTTTTATATATATAGAGAATTACACCGTCATAGAATAATGGAAAGATTAGAGAAAGGAAATATAAATATGGAAAAAGTATTAATCATAAACCAATAAAGAAAATGAAAACTAGGGTTTGTTGTCTCTCTCAATAGACGCCGGTTCTCTCTAGGCGCCGGTTCTCTCTCTCTCTAGTATAGGCTCGCCAGCTCTCTCTCTCTCATGGCTGCCGGCTCTCTCTCTCTAGTATAGGTAGTTTTGTACATCCACAATATGATTTATAACAATAATTAATTTAAAAAAAAAAAGACTCGATTTGGTCAAAATCTTGATCATATTTAACCAAAACGGCAGAGGATGTAAAACGTCAAAAGAACAACCAGTCAAAATGGCCAACAAAGAAAGAAAAACTCGAAACAATGTTTTTAATGGGATTTGAAAAGTAAAAATATCTAAGCCTCGACTTTACCATAGAACTTGGCCTTCTCTTTAGCAGTCTGGAAACGACCGTGTCCCCCATTGGAAGCTGTGTCGATGAACTTAAGCTTTATCTCCTCTAACGCAACCCTAGACGTCTGCTTCAACAACGTCTGTCTCAATGTCACCACACGTTTCTTTGGCCCCACGCAACAACCCTTGATCAACAGATAATCATCCTTCACTATCCCATAGTGAGGGAACCCTCCCATCGGCGTGATCTCCTTCTCTGTTCTGTCGAACTCAGTCATGGCGGTGTGAGTCTCTTGGCCAACTTTACCAAGCCTGTAAATCTTCTTGTTCATCTAAGTACGGTGGTGGTACCCGTTCTGCCCAGCTCTAGCCACCGTGTAGGAGACTCTAACAGGGTGCCAAGCTCCAATACAAGCCACCTTGCGGAGTCCACGATGAGTCTTCCTTGGAAGACGGGTCACACCCCATCTTGTAACCACACCTTCATAGCCTTTTCCTTTAGTAACACCGATGATATCAATCATCTCATCTTTCTGGAAGATAGCATCTACAGGGACTTGCTTCTCGAATAGACTGTACGCAAAGTCAACCTTCTTTGCTGTGTCTCCACCGTTGACCTGAATCTCATTCAGATGAGCCTTCTTCTGCTTCAGCCCCTTCATTTTCCTTATCTGAGTGTGCGCAAGGACTCTGATGACAGTGCAGTACTTCTTCATCTTCTCAAGTTGACTTCGAATGTCTTTTTTGCCTTCTTCGGTTTCATGATTCTTTGAGTATTTGGTGAACGCCTTCTTCTTAGACTTGGCCCAGTTCTTGTAGAACCTCCTCCTCACTTCTTCGCTCAAATGCTGTGCCCAGCCAGTGCTTAGAGAGCGCAGACCACGGGGTGTCTTCACGTACCCAACCGCACCGACAACACCCATTGGAGGCGTCTCAATCACAGTCACAGCTTCACATGTTTCCTTCTTGTGGAGCTCTGGGATTCACAATTAAAAGAGATCAGCAAAGAAACATTTAAGTAAATGCTGGAAACCAGTAAAAGAAAAGAGAGTGAGAGAGAACACACTTGATCCAGGTTTTTCAACTTCTCTGACAATGTGAGTCATCCCAGCTTTGTATCCCAGGAAGGAAGTGAGTCTGCAAGGCTTAGTAGGATCATCCTTAGGGAAGGCCTTCACTGAAAATACCAACTAAGAGTGTCAGATCGAAACCATTTGCGAGAAAGCAAACCAAAAATATACACTAGTAACACCCATCATTTTAGAGAAAATAAACATTTTTATGTTCACAAGTTTAAAGCTCTGTTCATAAGGTTACGTTGA
This sequence is a window from Brassica oleracea var. oleracea cultivar TO1000 chromosome C1, BOL, whole genome shotgun sequence. Protein-coding genes within it:
- the LOC106313114 gene encoding LOW QUALITY PROTEIN: 60S ribosomal protein L3-2 (The sequence of the model RefSeq protein was modified relative to this genomic sequence to represent the inferred CDS: substituted 1 base at 1 genomic stop codon) — translated: MSHRKFEHPRHGSLGFLPRKRANRQRGKVKAFPKDDPTKPCRLTSFLGYKAGMTHIVREVEKPGSKLHKKETCEAVTVIETPPMGVVGAVGYVKTPRGLRSLSTGWAQHLSEEVRRRFYKNWAKSKKKAFTKYSKNHETEEGKKDIRSQLEKMKKYCTVIRVLAHTQIRKMKGLKQKKAHLNEIQVNGGDTAKKVDFAYSLFEKQVPVDAIFQKDEMIDIIGVTKGKGYEGVVTRWGVTRLPRKTHRGLRKVACIGAWHPVRVSYTVARAGQNGYHHRTXMNKKIYRLGKVGQETHTAMTEFDRTEKEITPMGGFPHYGIVKDDYLLIKGCCVGPKKRVVTLRQTLLKQTSRVALEEIKLKFIDTASNGGHGRFQTAKEKAKFYGKVEA